The Aedes aegypti strain LVP_AGWG unplaced genomic scaffold, AaegL5.0 Primary Assembly AGWG_AaegL5_hic_scaff_593_PBJ_arrow, whole genome shotgun sequence genome has a window encoding:
- the LOC110681225 gene encoding histone H2B, translating to MAPKTSGKAAKKSGKAQKNIVKGDKKKKKQRRKESYAIYIYKVLKQVHPDTGVSSKAMSIMNSFVNDIFERIAAEASRLAHYNKRSTITSREIQTAVRLLLPGELAKHAVSEGTKAVTKYTSSK from the coding sequence ATGGCACCGAAAACCAGCGGAAAGGCCGCGAAGAAATCCGGCAAGGCCCAGAAGAACATTGTCAAGGgcgataagaagaagaagaagcagcgcAGGAAGGAAAGCTACGCCATCTACATCTACAAGGTGTTGAAGCAAGTTCACCCCGACACTGGCGTTTCGTCGAAAGCCATGAGCATCATGAACAGCTTCGTCAACGACATCTTTGAGCGTATTGCCGCCGAAGCCTCCCGCCTGGCCCACTACAACAAGCGTTCGACGATCACATCCCGCGAAATCCAAACCGCCGTCCGGCTTCTGCTCCCGGGAGAGTTGGCCAAGCACGCCGTTTCGGAAGGCACCAAGGCCGTCACCAAGTACACCAGCTCCAAGTAA
- the LOC110681222 gene encoding histone H1-like has protein sequence MSEVATEAAAAAPAASPAKTKKPRAPKGQGKPKKPSTHPPVNDMVVAAIKTLKERNGSSLQAIKKYIAANYKCDVAKLAPFLKKALKNGVEKGKFVQTKGTGASGSFKLKAEAKKAASEKKPKKAGEKKAKKATGEKKKATKKPAGEKKAKKPAGEKKAKKPAAAKKAKAAGAKAAKKAGGVKKAAAPKQKATKPSKTAAKKPKTPKPKKAAPAKKAAAKKTAAKK, from the coding sequence ATGTCTGAAGTTGCCACTGAAGCCGCTGCCGCAGCCCCGGCTGCCTCGCCAGCCAAGACCAAGAAGCCAAGGGCCCCCAAGGGACAGGGCAAGCCGAAGAAGCCGTCGACCCACCCCCCAGTCAACGACATGGTTGTTGCTGCCATCAAAACCTTGAAGGAACGCAACGGATCGTCCCTGCAGGCCATCAAGAAGTACATCGCCGCCAACTACAAATGCGATGTCGCCAAGCTTGCCCCATTCCTCAAGAAGGCCTTGAAGAATGGCGTCGAGAAGGGCAAGTTCGTCCAAACCAAGGGCACCGGCGCTTCCGGTTCGTTCAAGCTGAAGGCTGAAGCTAAGAAGGCCGCCAGTGAGAAGAAACCGAAGAAGGCCGGCGAGAAGAAGGCCAAGAAGGCTACCGGAGAGAAGAAGAAGGCCACCAAGAAACCAGCTGGGGAGAAGAAGGCCAAGAAGCCAGCCGGCGAGAAGAAAGCCAAGAAGCCGGCTGCAGCCAAGAAAGCCAAAGCTGCTGGTGCCAAGGCTGCCAAAAAGGCCGGTGGTGTGAAGAAGGCTGCTGCTCCGAAGCAGAAGGCCACCAAACCTTCCAAGACCGCCGCCAAGAAGCCCAAGACCCCAAAACCGAAGAAGGCTGCCCCAGCCAAGAAAGCTGCCGCGAAGAAGACCGCTGCCAAGAAGTAA